In Phormidium ambiguum IAM M-71, a single window of DNA contains:
- a CDS encoding adenylate/guanylate cyclase domain-containing protein: MGDEQAIANHQESSLLAEIERLRQENAELKQKNLDLEISLSTAIEHGDSIENQLRQTEEKYRSIFENAVEGIFIISPEGKYLDANIALAKMYGYESVSELRTTITNLGEQLYVQPQRWDELIAYLKGYDSVTGFESEIYRKDRTKMWISENVRAIYNSDGSLLHYEGSVHDIGDRRVAEAELRQQRLLSERLLLNVLPQLIAERLKRGEKTIADSFSEVSVLFADIVNFTPLSAQVPPKELVELLNNIFSTFDSLADRHKVEKIKTIGDAYMVVGGLPKPRVDHLEAIANMALDMQQEIHQFFTPDRQHITLRIGIHTGPVIAGIIGKRKSVYDLWGDTVNVASRMESQGEAGFIQVTHTVYDRLKENYHFKERGSIAVKGRGLMTTYWLLGRKLTH; this comes from the coding sequence ATGGGAGATGAACAAGCGATCGCTAATCATCAAGAATCTTCTCTCTTGGCGGAGATAGAAAGACTTCGCCAAGAAAATGCTGAACTAAAACAAAAAAATCTTGATTTAGAAATTTCCTTATCCACAGCTATTGAACATGGAGATTCAATAGAAAACCAACTCCGTCAAACCGAAGAGAAATATCGCAGTATATTTGAAAATGCCGTCGAAGGCATTTTTATCATTTCACCTGAAGGTAAATATTTAGATGCTAACATTGCCTTAGCCAAAATGTATGGTTATGAATCCGTTTCGGAACTAAGGACAACAATCACTAATCTCGGCGAACAATTATATGTCCAACCTCAACGATGGGATGAACTGATCGCTTATTTAAAAGGGTATGATTCTGTTACCGGATTTGAGTCAGAAATTTATCGCAAAGATCGGACAAAAATGTGGATTTCAGAAAATGTGCGAGCGATTTATAATTCTGATGGTTCTTTATTACACTACGAAGGAAGCGTGCATGATATAGGCGATCGCAGAGTCGCCGAAGCAGAACTGCGCCAGCAAAGATTGCTCTCAGAACGATTATTATTAAATGTCTTACCGCAATTAATTGCCGAACGTCTGAAACGTGGAGAAAAAACAATCGCAGATAGCTTTTCCGAAGTTAGCGTTTTATTTGCCGATATTGTCAACTTTACCCCACTTTCAGCCCAAGTTCCGCCCAAAGAATTAGTTGAATTACTCAATAATATTTTCTCAACTTTTGATTCTTTGGCAGACCGACATAAAGTAGAAAAAATTAAAACAATTGGTGATGCTTATATGGTAGTTGGTGGATTACCTAAACCCAGAGTCGATCATCTCGAAGCGATCGCTAATATGGCATTAGATATGCAGCAAGAAATTCACCAATTTTTTACCCCCGATCGTCAACATATTACTCTGAGAATTGGCATTCACACAGGCCCCGTGATCGCTGGAATTATCGGTAAACGCAAATCAGTTTATGACTTATGGGGAGACACAGTTAACGTCGCCAGTCGCATGGAATCCCAAGGAGAAGCAGGTTTTATTCAAGTTACCCACACAGTTTACGATCGCTTAAAAGAAAACTATCATTTTAAAGAACGTGGTAGCATCGCCGTCAAAGGTAGAGGTTTGATGACTACTTATTGGTTGTTAGGTCGCAAATTGACACATTGA
- a CDS encoding universal stress protein, translated as MYKKILVAMDSSDISQQVLESAISLGKQNNSTLMLLHVLTDEEMGLTEIATQHISALEYHSAMVEQVEAYLKEKELFRKKYLSLLESWVQEAADAGVPAEYTLNYGGPGRTICDLAKSWDADLIMMGRRGLSGFSEFLMGSISNYVVHHSPCSVFIVQAVAEGRGQKAEGRREKL; from the coding sequence ATGTATAAGAAAATTTTGGTGGCAATGGATAGTTCAGATATTAGTCAACAAGTATTGGAGTCAGCAATATCTCTGGGAAAACAGAATAACTCTACTTTAATGTTGCTGCACGTTCTAACAGACGAAGAAATGGGTTTAACTGAGATTGCTACCCAACATATTTCGGCTTTAGAATATCATTCGGCAATGGTGGAGCAAGTAGAAGCTTACCTGAAAGAAAAAGAGCTTTTTCGCAAAAAATACTTGAGTTTATTAGAATCCTGGGTGCAAGAAGCTGCTGATGCTGGAGTTCCTGCGGAATATACTCTCAATTATGGTGGCCCTGGTCGAACAATTTGCGATTTAGCTAAAAGTTGGGATGCTGATTTAATTATGATGGGTCGTCGCGGGCTTTCCGGCTTCAGCGAATTTCTGATGGGTAGCATTAGTAATTATGTGGTTCACCATTCTCCATGTTCTGTGTTCATTGTTCAAGCTGTAGCAGAAGGCAGAGGGCAGAAGGCAGAAGGCAGAAGGGAAAAGCTTTAA
- a CDS encoding slr1659 superfamily regulator: MLKIKTDDYQIWHDPETSTVFFQGFLRLAGMEEYRPVMELLMAVVEENPSVTIDLRELEFLNSSGISMLSMFVIKVREKGNVNLSLKGSEQILWQTKSLKNLKRLMQEIKLEFA, encoded by the coding sequence TTGCTAAAAATAAAAACAGATGACTATCAAATCTGGCACGATCCAGAAACATCAACTGTGTTTTTCCAGGGTTTTCTGCGATTAGCTGGAATGGAAGAATATAGACCTGTAATGGAATTATTAATGGCTGTGGTTGAAGAAAATCCATCTGTGACAATTGACTTACGAGAATTGGAATTTCTCAATAGTTCAGGAATTAGTATGCTTTCGATGTTTGTCATTAAAGTGCGAGAAAAAGGTAATGTTAATTTAAGTTTAAAAGGTTCAGAACAAATTCTTTGGCAGACCAAATCTTTAAAGAATTTAAAACGGTTAATGCAAGAAATAAAGTTAGAATTTGCTTGA
- the era gene encoding GTPase Era has translation MSDREEKIFPSELLTIPTAPQGYKSGFIGIIGRPNVGKSTLMNLLVGQKIAITSPVAQTTRNRLRGILTTEKAQIIFVDTPGIHKPHHRLGEVLVKNAQSAIQSVDVLLFLVDASQEAGGGDRFIVELLENTKTPVILGLNKSDLQPTNYQSIDESYIQIANTFNWPFAKISALTSEGVDTLQELLISNLESGPYYYPPDLVTDQPERFIMGELIREQILLLTREEVPHSVAVTIDRVEEAETITRVWGTIHVERDSQKGILIGKGGAMLKAIGSAAREQMQKLIAGKIYLELFVKVQPKWRQSRLRLAEFGYKVEE, from the coding sequence ATGAGCGATCGAGAAGAAAAAATTTTTCCATCAGAACTGTTGACTATCCCGACTGCACCCCAGGGATATAAATCAGGTTTTATCGGCATTATTGGCCGCCCTAATGTCGGCAAATCGACTTTAATGAATCTGTTAGTAGGGCAAAAAATTGCCATTACTTCTCCAGTGGCGCAAACTACCCGCAATCGTTTGCGAGGAATTTTGACCACAGAAAAAGCCCAAATAATTTTTGTGGATACTCCCGGTATTCATAAACCCCATCACCGCTTAGGAGAAGTTCTGGTTAAAAATGCCCAATCTGCTATTCAATCAGTAGATGTCTTGCTATTTTTAGTCGATGCTTCCCAAGAAGCGGGAGGAGGCGATCGCTTTATTGTCGAATTATTAGAAAATACGAAAACCCCAGTAATTTTAGGGTTAAATAAATCAGACTTACAACCAACAAATTATCAGTCAATAGATGAAAGTTACATTCAAATAGCGAACACTTTTAATTGGCCTTTTGCGAAAATTTCTGCCCTCACTAGCGAAGGAGTAGACACACTCCAAGAACTACTAATTAGTAACTTAGAATCAGGCCCTTATTATTATCCCCCTGATTTAGTTACCGATCAACCAGAACGTTTTATCATGGGCGAATTAATCCGCGAGCAAATTTTGTTACTAACTCGTGAAGAAGTTCCTCATTCAGTAGCAGTGACGATCGATCGAGTCGAAGAAGCAGAAACAATTACTCGCGTTTGGGGAACTATTCACGTCGAAAGAGATTCCCAAAAAGGAATTTTAATTGGCAAAGGTGGCGCAATGCTTAAAGCAATTGGTAGTGCCGCTAGAGAACAAATGCAAAAGTTAATTGCTGGCAAAATCTATTTAGAATTATTTGTTAAAGTGCAACCAAAATGGCGACAATCTCGCCTACGTTTGGCTGAATTTGGTTACAAAGTCGAAGAATAA
- a CDS encoding EAL domain-containing protein yields the protein MAQEESKSTSQTPEEEAASLSAEESLLNRITTRIRRSLELPEILTTTAEEIRSFLNTDRVKIYSFHDDGSGEVIAESIDNHRLPSLLGLHFPADDIPLYARQMFLKARQRVIVDVAAGRKILSQLDCPHTGESLISEDICYASVDECHIEYLSAMGVGSSLTVPILHQNQLWGLLVSHHAQARRYSERELKIVQLLVDQLSIAIAQSNLLFRARNQAEHEATINKISQILHSPLNSLKIRQTVLEQATKVLNASGGRLYITPDGMGESAQIFLCGEQPKISDLEETEFWQTIIGFDQNNQGKYLNFSIIPQNWAVMKPALKTNFFPKDTSKFPEITNGDESDNKHPVSQIYIITDIYQEPQFKKLIPAFKSTGIRSLLIVPLRYHQQCVGCLTIFRNEIETETLWAGRFRKDQRNARPRKSFAAWRDIKKGQTKHWNSDEIKLAQSLGLHLYMAVLQKRVEDTIQHQASHDLLTGLPNRLLFNNRLSLELAHLHQGGKMLAVVFLDLDYFKNINDTLGHATGDKLLQKVAKRLQGCLREGDLVARWGGDEFTILLPGVQSTENAIHILERILHVISAPFNFNGQEFYVKASIGIAFAPYDGEDAETLLKNADAAMYKAKQKGRNNYQIYTPAIGNKALERMILENNLYKALQREEFLLYYQPQLDIITGKIVGMEALIRWQSGEKGLIRPDQFIPVAEETGLIFQIGEWVLKTACQQNKLWQQAGIPPIRIAVNLSARQFQQQDLVKTIAKVLNETGLDPEYLEIEITESIAIQDVDFTIAVLHSLRSMGIHISMDDFGIGYSSLWSLKRFPIDKLKIDRSFIHDFICNPKDTAIITAIIDLGHALNLKLIAEGVETAEQLQFLRSINCDGIQGYLFSPPINVAAATELLNNPNKTLLKLDYLPHNTLS from the coding sequence ATGGCTCAAGAAGAAAGTAAATCAACATCTCAAACACCAGAAGAGGAGGCTGCTTCACTGAGCGCAGAGGAGAGCTTACTAAATCGAATTACTACTAGAATTCGTCGTTCTTTAGAGTTGCCAGAAATTTTGACAACGACGGCTGAGGAAATTCGTTCTTTTTTAAATACAGATAGAGTAAAAATTTATTCATTTCACGATGATGGCAGTGGGGAAGTAATAGCAGAATCCATTGATAATCATCGTCTACCTTCTTTATTAGGGCTACATTTTCCGGCAGATGACATTCCCTTGTACGCACGTCAAATGTTTTTAAAAGCACGTCAAAGGGTAATTGTAGATGTAGCAGCGGGGCGAAAAATTCTCAGTCAATTAGATTGTCCGCATACAGGAGAAAGCTTAATTTCTGAAGATATTTGTTACGCTTCAGTCGATGAATGTCATATAGAATATCTGTCGGCAATGGGGGTAGGGTCTTCCTTAACTGTACCTATTTTGCATCAAAATCAACTCTGGGGATTGTTAGTTTCGCACCATGCACAAGCACGCCGTTATTCGGAAAGAGAGTTGAAAATTGTGCAATTGTTAGTAGATCAATTATCGATCGCAATTGCTCAATCCAACCTACTTTTTCGGGCGAGAAATCAAGCAGAACACGAAGCAACAATTAATAAAATCAGTCAAATTTTACACTCTCCTCTGAACAGTCTAAAAATTCGTCAAACTGTTTTAGAACAAGCAACGAAAGTTCTCAATGCTTCTGGAGGTAGATTATATATAACACCTGATGGGATGGGGGAGTCTGCACAAATTTTTCTGTGTGGAGAACAACCAAAAATTTCAGACTTAGAAGAAACCGAATTTTGGCAAACAATTATTGGATTCGACCAAAATAACCAAGGAAAGTATCTGAACTTTTCCATTATTCCCCAAAATTGGGCAGTCATGAAACCAGCCCTAAAAACTAATTTTTTTCCCAAAGATACAAGCAAATTTCCAGAAATTACGAACGGAGATGAATCAGATAATAAACATCCGGTTTCGCAAATTTACATTATTACGGATATTTATCAAGAACCGCAATTTAAAAAATTAATTCCGGCTTTTAAATCCACAGGCATTCGTTCATTATTAATTGTACCGCTGCGATATCATCAACAATGTGTTGGTTGTCTCACAATATTTCGCAATGAAATTGAAACCGAAACATTATGGGCGGGAAGATTTAGAAAAGACCAAAGAAATGCTCGTCCACGCAAATCTTTTGCTGCTTGGCGAGACATTAAAAAAGGGCAAACAAAACATTGGAATTCCGATGAAATAAAGCTAGCACAATCCTTGGGATTACATCTTTACATGGCTGTGTTACAAAAGCGAGTTGAAGATACAATTCAACATCAAGCGTCCCATGATTTACTAACAGGTTTACCCAATAGATTACTATTTAACAATCGCCTTTCGCTAGAATTAGCCCACCTGCATCAAGGTGGCAAAATGCTAGCAGTGGTATTTCTGGATTTAGATTATTTTAAAAACATTAATGATACACTTGGTCACGCCACAGGGGATAAATTATTACAAAAAGTTGCGAAAAGATTGCAAGGTTGTTTACGAGAAGGGGATTTGGTCGCTCGCTGGGGCGGAGATGAATTTACAATCTTACTACCAGGAGTTCAGAGTACAGAAAATGCCATTCATATTTTAGAGCGAATTCTGCACGTAATTAGTGCGCCGTTTAACTTTAATGGTCAAGAATTTTATGTCAAAGCTAGTATTGGAATTGCTTTTGCTCCTTATGATGGAGAAGATGCAGAAACGTTGCTAAAAAATGCCGATGCTGCTATGTATAAAGCCAAACAAAAAGGGCGGAATAACTATCAAATTTACACTCCTGCGATCGGTAATAAAGCCCTAGAACGCATGATCTTAGAAAACAATTTATACAAAGCTTTGCAAAGAGAAGAATTTTTATTATATTACCAACCCCAATTAGACATAATTACAGGTAAAATTGTGGGGATGGAAGCATTAATTCGGTGGCAATCAGGGGAAAAAGGATTAATCCGTCCAGATCAATTTATTCCTGTAGCTGAAGAAACTGGATTAATCTTTCAAATTGGCGAATGGGTATTAAAAACGGCTTGTCAACAAAACAAACTTTGGCAACAAGCTGGTATACCACCAATTCGCATTGCCGTCAATCTTTCAGCCAGACAATTTCAGCAACAAGACTTAGTAAAAACTATTGCTAAAGTACTTAATGAAACAGGTTTAGACCCAGAGTATTTAGAAATTGAAATTACTGAGAGTATTGCTATTCAAGATGTAGATTTTACAATTGCCGTGTTGCATTCTTTAAGGAGTATGGGAATTCATATTTCTATGGATGATTTTGGCATAGGTTACTCTTCTTTGTGGTCGCTGAAAAGATTTCCCATAGATAAGCTGAAGATCGATCGCTCATTTATTCATGATTTTATCTGCAACCCGAAAGATACTGCCATTATTACCGCTATCATTGATTTAGGACACGCACTCAACTTAAAATTAATCGCAGAAGGAGTAGAAACAGCAGAACAATTACAATTTTTACGTTCCATTAATTGTGACGGTATCCAAGGTTATTTGTTTAGTCCTCCCATCAATGTTGCCGCAGCGACAGAACTACTCAATAATCCAAATAAAACCCTACTCAAGTTAGATTACTTGCCACATAATACTTTGTCTTAA
- the hemE gene encoding uroporphyrinogen decarboxylase translates to MAGSTQVPYLLRAARGEVLERPPVWMMRQAGRYMKAYRELRDKYPSFRDRSENVDLAVEISLQPFRAFQPDGVILFSDILTPLPGIGIPFDIIESRGPVIDPPVRSAEQVKNLKPLEPETDLPFIREILQILRKEVGNQATVLGFVGAPWTLAAYAIEGKSSKDYTIIKSMAFTEPSLLHEFLGKLADAIAIYVRYQIDSGAQVVQMFDSWAGQLSPQDYETFAMPYQRRVVEQVKATHPDTPMILYINGSAGILDRMSNSGVDIVSVDWTVDMAEARKRLGENIGVQGNIDPCVLFGSHDFIRDRVLDTIRKAGKKGHILNLGHGVLPSTPEENVAFFFETAKQADKLLTVHA, encoded by the coding sequence ATGGCTGGGTCAACCCAGGTTCCTTATCTGTTACGGGCGGCGCGGGGCGAAGTTTTGGAACGTCCGCCTGTGTGGATGATGCGACAAGCTGGACGCTATATGAAAGCTTACCGCGAGTTACGAGATAAATATCCCTCGTTCCGCGATCGCTCAGAAAATGTAGATTTAGCAGTGGAAATTTCCCTGCAACCTTTCCGGGCTTTCCAACCCGATGGAGTTATTTTATTTTCGGATATTTTGACTCCACTGCCCGGAATTGGCATACCTTTCGATATCATTGAAAGCCGAGGCCCTGTAATCGATCCTCCAGTGCGGAGTGCAGAACAGGTGAAAAACCTCAAACCTTTAGAACCAGAAACTGATTTGCCATTTATCCGGGAAATTTTGCAGATTTTACGGAAAGAAGTCGGTAATCAGGCGACGGTTTTGGGTTTTGTCGGTGCGCCTTGGACTTTGGCAGCTTATGCTATTGAAGGAAAGTCTTCCAAGGATTACACAATTATCAAGAGTATGGCTTTTACTGAGCCAAGCTTGTTACATGAATTCTTGGGTAAATTGGCAGATGCGATCGCCATTTACGTAAGATATCAGATCGATAGCGGTGCCCAAGTGGTGCAAATGTTTGATTCTTGGGCTGGGCAGTTAAGTCCCCAAGATTATGAAACTTTTGCGATGCCTTATCAACGGCGTGTGGTAGAACAAGTTAAAGCAACTCACCCAGATACGCCAATGATTCTTTATATTAATGGCAGTGCTGGAATTCTCGATCGCATGAGCAACTCTGGTGTAGATATCGTCAGTGTAGACTGGACGGTAGATATGGCAGAAGCAAGAAAGAGATTGGGCGAAAATATCGGAGTCCAGGGTAATATCGACCCTTGCGTTTTGTTTGGTTCTCATGACTTTATCCGCGATCGGGTTTTAGATACCATTCGCAAAGCTGGTAAAAAAGGTCATATCCTTAACTTGGGTCACGGCGTTTTACCATCTACTCCAGAAGAAAATGTCGCTTTCTTCTTTGAAACTGCCAAGCAAGCTGATAAATTGCTCACCGTTCATGCCTGA
- a CDS encoding slr1658 superfamily regulator, which yields MTPSHNIQIFGEFLAEIPVSHDYLTLNFSPTSETRKRCWEHNGISADFLGDYFAAFFPGDPTAKNKINRKNTVKSIVSYIANELLENAVKYSDRTANLPISITLYLYEEELIFFVTNYAHETTIKKYQKFITELLDSDPDEFYTRQMEKTALGNGESQLGLLTMVNDYSAHLGWKFDHLHHDSEIVHVSVMARFDI from the coding sequence ATGACTCCATCTCATAACATTCAAATATTTGGGGAATTCTTAGCAGAAATTCCAGTTAGTCATGACTACCTCACCCTAAATTTTTCCCCGACTTCCGAAACTAGAAAGCGTTGTTGGGAACATAATGGTATATCAGCAGACTTTTTAGGCGATTACTTTGCTGCTTTTTTTCCCGGCGATCCCACTGCAAAAAACAAAATTAATCGCAAAAATACAGTTAAAAGCATAGTTAGTTATATCGCTAATGAACTTTTAGAAAATGCTGTTAAATATAGCGATCGCACTGCTAACTTACCCATTTCTATTACTTTATATTTGTATGAGGAAGAATTGATTTTTTTTGTAACTAATTATGCCCATGAAACAACCATCAAAAAATATCAAAAATTTATAACTGAATTATTAGATTCCGATCCCGATGAATTTTACACCCGCCAAATGGAAAAAACCGCACTGGGAAACGGAGAATCCCAGCTGGGTTTATTAACTATGGTTAATGACTATTCTGCCCACTTGGGTTGGAAATTTGACCACCTGCACCATGATTCCGAAATCGTTCATGTTAGTGTGATGGCACGTTTTGATATCTAA